The Desulfobulbus propionicus DSM 2032 DNA segment CCGAAACGCCGGTGGTCTTTTGCGGCGTGAATGCCCTGCAGTCGGGCATGCTTGACAACCAGCCCTGGTTCACCGGGGTGCTCGAAACCATCGATATCGAGGCAAGCCTCGATTTTGCCCTGCGGATGCTGCCGCAAACCACCCAGGTACTGGTGATTACCGATCCGACCACCACCGGGGCCGCCAACCGTCAGACCCTGGAACGCCTGGCCAGATCTGGTGCCTACAAACAACCCTTTGTGTTTCTCGATCCGGATGGTTCCGGACTCGAAATCGATACCCTGGTCGACACGCTCCGACGGTCTCCCGCTGGTTCCATTGTCTACTATGCCGATTTTTATAAAGATAGACAGGGGCACACCGTCAATGCCGAAGCCATTGTTCCCCTGGTGGCCAGCCATGCCCCCGGGCCGGTGTTTGTTCACAACGCGACCTACCTGGGATATGGCGTTTTGGGTGGCAAATTGAACAGCGGATTTGACCAGGGGGTGACCGCCGGTCACCTGGCCCTCCAGATGTGGCAAGGAAAAAAGGCGGCTGAGATTCCGGTGCTCACCGAAAATGCCAATCGGGTGATGGTGGATCATCAGTCGCTCGACCGGTGGAACATCCCGCGCTCGGCGGTGCTGACCGCTGCCGGCACGGAAGAAAAAAACATCATTTTCTTGCATAAACCCGAACCGTTTTGGCGGGGGAGGGGAGGCTATTTTCTCGCGGGGCTGGGATTTATCGTTTTTCAAGCCGTATTGATCGCCTGGTTGTTTCAACTGCTGCAACGTCAGCAGCAGCTGCGCCGCGAGGCGCGAAACGCGGCCGAACGGTTCCGGGCCCTGTTTGACCTGGCCCCCTTTGCCTGCGTGGTCAACGATCAGGCAGGCCGTTACCTGATGGTCAACCGCGCCTTCACCCAGATCACCGGCATCACCGCCGCGGAAGCCCTGGGCCGCACCAGCCAAGAGGCCGGCGTGCTCCTTGATCGGAGCGCCGTTCGCGCCATCAAGCGCGAGCTCGACAAGCACGGTGTTGTTGCGGGAATGGAGGTGCCGGTCACCATTCGGCGGCACCGATTTTTGCACACCCTCCAGGCCAGCGCGATGATCGACTGGGAGAGCGGGCCGGTCATCCTCTCGGCCACCGCCGACATCACCACCATCCGTCAGGCCGAGGCGGCCCTGCGGGAGAGCGAGGAGCGGTATCGGGAGCTGGTGGAAAACGCCAGCATCATCATCATCAAATTCGACATCTCCGGGGTGTTGACCTTTGTCAATGCCTATGCCCTCAAATTCTTCGGCTTCACCGAAGAGGAACTGCTGGGCAGGAACGTGGTGGGCACCATCGTGCCCGAGATCGACTCGAACGGCCAGGATCTGCGAGTGATGATGGCCGCGATCTGCCAGGACACCGAGACCTTTCGCGACAATATCAACGAAAACATGACCCGTGACGGCCAGCGGCTGTGGATCCACTGGAACAACCGGGTGATCCGGGACGAGCACAACCGAATCTGCGAGATCCTCTCGTTTGGCAGCGACATGACCCGGCGCAAGCAGGCGGAAGACGAGCGGGAACGGCTGCGAGACCAGTTGTTGCAGGCTCAGAAAATGGAATCCGTGGGGCGGTTGGCCGGCGGCGTCGCCCATGATTTCAACAACATGCTGGGGGTGATCATTGGTCACGCCGAATTGGCCCTGACCGATGCCGGGCTGGGCACGCGGCTGCGTCACGATCTGCAGCAGATTTTGACAGCGGCTGAACGGTCCGCCGAGCTGACCAGACAGTTGCTGGCCTTTGCCCGCAAACAGCCCATCGCGCCCAAGGTGCTCGATCTGAATCAGAGCATCACCGAAATGCTCAAGATGCTTCGCCGGCTGATCGGCGAGGATGTTCAGCTCCTCTGGCGTCCAGGCGAGGGGCTGTGGCCGGTGCGCATCGATCCCACCCAGCTGACCCAGATTCTCGCCAACTTGAGCATCAACGCCAAGGATGCGGTGGTCGACGATGGCCAGATCGTCATTGAAACCGCCAACACGGTCCTCGATGCCGCCTACTGCACCAGCCGCGTCGGCTGTATCCCCGGCGAATATGTGCAACTCATGGTGTGCGACAACGGCTGCGGCATGGATCAGGCCACCCAGGAGCGGATTTTTGATCCCTTCTTCACCACCAAGGGGCACGGGCAGGGGACTGGACTGGGGTTGTCCACGGTCAGCGGCATCGTCACCCAGAACCACGGGCTGATCGAATGTGCCAGCGAACCGGGGCAGGGCACGACCTTTCGTTTGTACCTTCCCCGGTTCGTCGGCGAGGTCGAGGAGGAAACAATCGCTGAGCCGCCCGTTGTCGTCTCCCCCGGCAGCGGCACCATCCTGTTGGTGGAGGACGAACAGGTGCTGCTCGAGATGAGCGAGGCCATGCTGGAAACCCTGGGATACACGGTTCTGATCGCCAGTACTGCGGAGGAGGCGCTGCGCTGGGCCAGGGAGTACACGGGCGTCATTGACCTGCTCATCACCGACGTGATCATGCCCGGCATGAACGGCAAGGAACTGGCTGCACGGTTGACGGCGATTCGGCCAGCCATGCGCTGCCTGTTCATGTCCGGCTATCCCGCCGATGTCATCGCCCATCAGGGAATGATCGAGCAGGGCGTGCGATTCATTCAGAAACCATTCACCAAGACGGCCCTGGCGGCCAAGGTGCGGGAAGCGCTACCAGAACGGTCGATGCATGCCCCGGATTCCCGGTGATCGCCGCCCAGTCGGATAGCCGCTGTCCCGTGTCCGACATGCGGTCGCGGTCGTGTTCGTCTCCAACAGGCGGCAGGCCCCGCTGGTTCATTGTTGGTTTGCGTTGCCCGTTCCTCCGGGCGGGCAAATACCGGCAATGAGTGGGTTACTCTTGTCGATTATTCAATTTTTTATTGACAGAGGAGGTGGGGTATATTTCGATCATGGAGCATTATAGAGGGCTTGGCACGCGAATCCAGGTCGTGGCGAACAGGCGATGTTTGCCGGCCGGATGAACGGTCGATTGGCTCGTCTCCAATGAACCCCCAATTTCAAGGCAGGACTATGGTTGACAGAGAAAACGATGAGGAAGATGTCCAGATTGAGGAGTGCTCCGTCTGCGGTGGCGATATCATCATCGATAGCTACTGCGAAGAGGATGATATTGTTTATTGCAATGATTGCGAGGCCGAGTACCTGATCCGTTCGCTAGACCCCATCCGTTTGAAATTGCTCGACGACGACGCCGATGCCGATGACGCGGACGATTCCTTTGATGAAGAGTTCGAGTGATTGACGCTCATTGCAGGACAAGCCGCACGGGTGCCCCGGTTGACAAAACTTTACCCAAGGTGTTGACGCATGAATTTCTTGAATCTTTCATCGAAAAAGGTTGCCTACAATCAAGCCAAGGCCGTCATCCTACCCATTCCCCACGGTGGTTCGAGCAAGAATATCCCCTTGGATAAAGGTCCCGAGGCCATTTTGCTTGCCTCGCAGATGCTTTCCGCCTATGACGTCGAAACCAATACCGATCTTGATGAACTGCAGCTGCATACCCTGGAACCGTTGCTCTGCCCTGACGACCCGCAGGCCGTGGTGGAGGAGGTGGCCAATCAGAGCAACCCGCACTTCAAGAAAAACAAGCTGGTCGCGGCCATCGGCGGCAGCCACCTGATCAGCGAAGGCCTGGTCAATGCGGCCCTGGGCCAGGACAACAACCTCAGTGTCATTCATCTCGGGGCCCATCCCCACCTGCTCGATTCCGTTGCCGATGCGCCCGATGTGATGGCACGGATCAAGGAAAAGTGCCCCGTTTCCCATATCGGCATCCGCAGCATGGCCAAGGCCGAGAAGAACAAAGTGCATATCGATAACCTGGTGTTTGCCCGGGATATCTACAACAACGGCCTGAACGCCGCGGCGGACGCCATCGATGTCCTTGGTGAAACCGTCTACCTGGCCATCAACCTCGACGTCCTCGATCCGGCCTGCATGCCTGCGGTGACCAAACCGGAACCCGGCGGGCTTGACTGGTATAGCCTCAACAACCTGATCCGCATGATTGCCCGGGAAAAATCGATTATCGGATTCGATGTCACCGGGCTGGTGCCGCAGAAAAACGGCCTCCATGCCCACCTCCTGGCCGCCAAGCTGGTATATAAAACGCTGATCTGCTGTCTGAAAAACAGCCGCTGAATTCCCAGGAGCGCGTGAAAGACCGGGATGGCCGACCAAGGCCATCCCGTGTGCGTCTTGGGCTCGACCCGTCTTGCTGTTCATCCCTCCTCTCCTGAGCTGTTGCCGGATCCGGCGGTCAGGGCCCCCAGCTTCCTGTCCACAGCATTTCTCCCAATGAAAAAGGAGGCGGGCGTTGTCTTTGCCATTGAAGAGCAGACCCTGTTCGTTGTAGAAAACAGCGCGAAGAACACCGGATCGGTCATTGACCGACGGCCAGGATAACGTCAACCGGCACTCGACGCCGGTTGTTTTTTTGAGGAGACGGGCGGGTTGAACAAAGCGGTTGTCGAACTGATCGGGGTGGATAAGGACTATGGCGGCCATCGGGCCCTCGCCAACATATCCCTCACGGTGGCCGATGGGGAGTTTCTTTCCCTACTCGGCCCCTCGGGCTGCGGCAAGACCACCCTGCTCCGGCTGATCGGCGGCTTTGAAGACTGTACCCGCGGTCAGCTGTTGCTCGATGGTCGGATCATGGACCGGGTGCCGCCGGAAAAACGGGCGGTGAACACCGTGTTTCAGAATTATGCCCTGTTTCCCCACATGACGGTGTTCGACAACATCGCCTTTGGTCTGCGCATGGCCAAGAAGGGCACGGACGATATCAGGCAGGCCGTGCATCAGGCCCTGGAATTGGTTGAGCTTGCCGGGATGGCCCACCGCAAACCCGCTGAACTCTCCGGCGGCCAGCAGCAGCGGGTGGCCATTGCCCGGGCCATTGTCAACAAACCTCGGGTCCTGCTGCTCGACGAGCCGCTTTCCGCCCTCGACCACCGTCTGCGCAAGCAGATGCAAAAGGAGCTCAAGCAGCTGCAGCGTACCCTGGGCATCACCTTTCTCCTCGTGACCCACGACCAGGACGAGGCGTTCGCCATGTCCGACCGGGTGGTGGTCATGCAGCAGGGCCGGATCGAGCAGATCGGCACCCCGATGGAGATCTACGAAGAACCGGTCAACCTCTACGTGGCCCGCTTTGTCGGCGATATCAACGTGCTCGACGGTGTCATCCGCGAGCAGACCGGGTCAACCACCTTCATCGCCTTGGTGGAGGGGGCGGTCGTCCGTCTCAGGAGCAATCGCGCCCTCAACCTCGGTCAGTCGATCCATGTGCTGCTGCGGCCCGAGGATTTCCGCCTCGAACTGGAACAGGACATCGCCCAGTCCCGGGATCTCTCCGCCAAATTCCAGCAGGCGCGGCTCAAGGGCACGGTACGGCGCATCTTCTATCACGGCGCCACCTATGACGTGGAAGTCAGCCTCGAGAGCGGCACCCGGGTGCAGGTCACCGAATTTTTCGATGACGACAGCGACAACCTCTATTTCAAACCTGGTGATTCGGTGGCGCTCGGCTGGCATGAGGGGTGGGAGGTGGTGCTGCCGCATGAAGACTGAATCCCGCTTCCGTCTGCTGCTGATCGGCTCAACCTACACCTGGATGGTGGTGCTGGCCCTGATTCCCTATCTGATCCTGCTGGGCGCCAGTTTTCTCGAACGCGGCGAGGGTACCCTGGTGGTTTCTGGGTGGTCGACCGTTAACTATCGGCATTTGCTGTCGCCGGCGGTATTCGGCATGGCGCTTGATTCCCTCGCACTGGCGGCGGTGGCCGCCCTGCTCTGTTTGCTGGCAGGCTATCCCTTTGCCTACATCCTCGCCCAGGCTCCGACCAGGGCCCAGCCGTTGCTGCTCTTGCTGGTGATGATTCCCTTCTGGACCAACTCCCTGATCCGCACCTATGCCCTGGTGATGATGCTCAAGGCCGATGGTTTCGTCAACACCCTGTTGCGGGCCGCAGGCCTGATCGAGGCGCCCCTGCAGCTGATGTATACCCCTATCGCCGTTTTCATCGGTCTGGTCTACACCCTGTTGCCGTTCATGATTTTGCCGCTCTATGCGGCACTCAAGGCGGTGGACCCGCAGCTGCTGGAGGCGGGACGCGATTTGGGGGCCGGCCGGGTGCAGAATTTTTTTCGCATCACCATGCCCCTGACCATGCCGGGCATCGTGGCCGGCACCATGCTGGTTTTTCTGCCGGCCTTGGGGATGTTCTATATCTCCGACATCCTCGGCGGCGCCCGCACCATGCTGCTGGGCAACTACATCCGCGACCAATTCCTGGTTTTCCGCGATATCCCCATGGGCTCGGCGGCCAGCGTCACCATGACCGTGGCCATGGGCCTGATGCTGGCGCTTCACTATCTGGCCAACCGTCGTTCCGGCCGGGAGATGATGCGGTGAACCGCTGGCTCAAGTACCTTTATGCGGGCGGGGTTTATGCCTTTCTCTACCTGCCGCTGGTGATCGTGGCGGTCTTCTCCTTCAACAGCTCCAAGTATTCCCTGGCCTGGAAGGGGTTCACCCTCGATTGGTACGGCAAGCTGTGGCAGAACACCGGGCTGACGAGCGCGGCGGTCAACTCCCTGCTCATTGCCGCCGGTGCCGCCACCCTGGCCACCCTGCTCGGCACGGTGGCCGCCTTCATCCTGCACCAGTACAGATTTCCCGGCCGCCGCTTGTTGTTTGGCGGGCTGTTCGTGATGATGATGTCGCCCGATATTGTGATCGCCATCTCATTGCTGCTGCTCTTTCTCGCCTTGTCCCTGCCCCTGGGCCTGCCCACCCTTCTGGTCGCCCACACGGTATTGTGCGTGCCCTTTGTCGCCACCACCGTGTTTTCCCGTTTCCACGGCTTTCAGACCGATATCGTCGATGCCGCCAGGGATCTGGGGGCTGGCGAGTACCACGTCTTTCGCCACATCGTCCTCCCCCTGGCCGCTCCGGCGGTGGTCGGCGGCTGGCTGCTCAGCTTTACCCTGTCGCTGGACGACGTGATCATCAGCTTCTTCACCACCGGGCCGGACTTCGAGGTGCTGCCATTGCGCATCTATTCCATGGTCCGCCTGGGCATCAAACCCGATGTCAATGCACTGTGCGTGGTGATGATGGCCATCACCATCACCGCGCTCGTCCTTTCCAGAAAACTGCTCAAGGAGAAACAATGAAAACCATCGTGCATCGCGTCCTACTCACGCTCCTGGCCCTGTTAACGGTTGTCGTGCCCGGATTTGCCGCCGATAAGGCGGACAAGGTGGTCAACCTCTACATCTGGTCCGAGTACATCCCCGACGAGGTGATCGCCGCCTTTACCAAGGAGACCGGCATCAAGGTCAACCTGTCGACCTACGACAGCAACGAG contains these protein-coding regions:
- the potC gene encoding spermidine/putrescine ABC transporter permease PotC — encoded protein: MNRWLKYLYAGGVYAFLYLPLVIVAVFSFNSSKYSLAWKGFTLDWYGKLWQNTGLTSAAVNSLLIAAGAATLATLLGTVAAFILHQYRFPGRRLLFGGLFVMMMSPDIVIAISLLLLFLALSLPLGLPTLLVAHTVLCVPFVATTVFSRFHGFQTDIVDAARDLGAGEYHVFRHIVLPLAAPAVVGGWLLSFTLSLDDVIISFFTTGPDFEVLPLRIYSMVRLGIKPDVNALCVVMMAITITALVLSRKLLKEKQ
- a CDS encoding arginase family protein, which codes for MNFLNLSSKKVAYNQAKAVILPIPHGGSSKNIPLDKGPEAILLASQMLSAYDVETNTDLDELQLHTLEPLLCPDDPQAVVEEVANQSNPHFKKNKLVAAIGGSHLISEGLVNAALGQDNNLSVIHLGAHPHLLDSVADAPDVMARIKEKCPVSHIGIRSMAKAEKNKVHIDNLVFARDIYNNGLNAAADAIDVLGETVYLAINLDVLDPACMPAVTKPEPGGLDWYSLNNLIRMIAREKSIIGFDVTGLVPQKNGLHAHLLAAKLVYKTLICCLKNSR
- a CDS encoding ABC transporter permease subunit, which encodes MKTESRFRLLLIGSTYTWMVVLALIPYLILLGASFLERGEGTLVVSGWSTVNYRHLLSPAVFGMALDSLALAAVAALLCLLAGYPFAYILAQAPTRAQPLLLLLVMIPFWTNSLIRTYALVMMLKADGFVNTLLRAAGLIEAPLQLMYTPIAVFIGLVYTLLPFMILPLYAALKAVDPQLLEAGRDLGAGRVQNFFRITMPLTMPGIVAGTMLVFLPALGMFYISDILGGARTMLLGNYIRDQFLVFRDIPMGSAASVTMTVAMGLMLALHYLANRRSGREMMR
- the potA gene encoding spermidine/putrescine ABC transporter ATP-binding protein PotA; the encoded protein is MNKAVVELIGVDKDYGGHRALANISLTVADGEFLSLLGPSGCGKTTLLRLIGGFEDCTRGQLLLDGRIMDRVPPEKRAVNTVFQNYALFPHMTVFDNIAFGLRMAKKGTDDIRQAVHQALELVELAGMAHRKPAELSGGQQQRVAIARAIVNKPRVLLLDEPLSALDHRLRKQMQKELKQLQRTLGITFLLVTHDQDEAFAMSDRVVVMQQGRIEQIGTPMEIYEEPVNLYVARFVGDINVLDGVIREQTGSTTFIALVEGAVVRLRSNRALNLGQSIHVLLRPEDFRLELEQDIAQSRDLSAKFQQARLKGTVRRIFYHGATYDVEVSLESGTRVQVTEFFDDDSDNLYFKPGDSVALGWHEGWEVVLPHED
- a CDS encoding PAS domain S-box protein is translated as MTTHPPAPGAKQPLLAFFATAEPRWLACFLFLWTLIVPAALWAEGEAQSAAPREAAGQARSNGPRRVLILNSYHPGMHFSDEEVRGIRSVLPPGTEVFLEYMDTKRIQGEAYLTQLAQLYAMKYAHSRFDTIFSLDDDALRFLLARAGRLFPETPVVFCGVNALQSGMLDNQPWFTGVLETIDIEASLDFALRMLPQTTQVLVITDPTTTGAANRQTLERLARSGAYKQPFVFLDPDGSGLEIDTLVDTLRRSPAGSIVYYADFYKDRQGHTVNAEAIVPLVASHAPGPVFVHNATYLGYGVLGGKLNSGFDQGVTAGHLALQMWQGKKAAEIPVLTENANRVMVDHQSLDRWNIPRSAVLTAAGTEEKNIIFLHKPEPFWRGRGGYFLAGLGFIVFQAVLIAWLFQLLQRQQQLRREARNAAERFRALFDLAPFACVVNDQAGRYLMVNRAFTQITGITAAEALGRTSQEAGVLLDRSAVRAIKRELDKHGVVAGMEVPVTIRRHRFLHTLQASAMIDWESGPVILSATADITTIRQAEAALRESEERYRELVENASIIIIKFDISGVLTFVNAYALKFFGFTEEELLGRNVVGTIVPEIDSNGQDLRVMMAAICQDTETFRDNINENMTRDGQRLWIHWNNRVIRDEHNRICEILSFGSDMTRRKQAEDERERLRDQLLQAQKMESVGRLAGGVAHDFNNMLGVIIGHAELALTDAGLGTRLRHDLQQILTAAERSAELTRQLLAFARKQPIAPKVLDLNQSITEMLKMLRRLIGEDVQLLWRPGEGLWPVRIDPTQLTQILANLSINAKDAVVDDGQIVIETANTVLDAAYCTSRVGCIPGEYVQLMVCDNGCGMDQATQERIFDPFFTTKGHGQGTGLGLSTVSGIVTQNHGLIECASEPGQGTTFRLYLPRFVGEVEEETIAEPPVVVSPGSGTILLVEDEQVLLEMSEAMLETLGYTVLIASTAEEALRWAREYTGVIDLLITDVIMPGMNGKELAARLTAIRPAMRCLFMSGYPADVIAHQGMIEQGVRFIQKPFTKTALAAKVREALPERSMHAPDSR